The proteins below come from a single Clupea harengus chromosome 21, Ch_v2.0.2, whole genome shotgun sequence genomic window:
- the LOC116218239 gene encoding CD209 antigen-like protein E isoform X3, whose translation MDHLYGNVQGNKTDERHRGPASQTTVSTKALIPLLIVGLALLFSLAALGTMTYLFLRFGLLDAQHMDLLATLNDSTKCGCRVCPEGWIHHRGKCYLFPSSKKNWEQSRDHCITLGGHLAIVNDKQEQDFLVAKSNQVSHWIGLNDLAVEGQWRWVDSSSLSDTKAVFWFDRSHLNGTDEPDNWKKEDPSGENCGCISFRGDWHDNSCKMMKKFVCETLATY comes from the exons ATGGACCACCTCTATGGAAACGTACAGGGGAATAAAACTGATGAGCGCCACAGAG GTCCAGCCTCTCAGACGACCGTATCCACAAAGGCCCTGATTCCACTACTGATAGTTGGACTGGCTCTGCTTTTCAGTCTGGCAGCTCTTGGAACCATGACATATCTAT TTCTCAGGTTTGGCCTTCTAGATGCACAGCACATGGATTTGTTGGCAACTCTCAATGACTCAA CTAAATGTGGTTGTAGAGTTTGTCCTGAGGGCTGGATCCATCACAGAGGAAAGTGCTACCTGTTCCCCTCTTCCAAGAAAAACTGGGAACAGAGTCGAGACCATTGCATCACCTTAGGGGGTCACCTAGCCATTGTGAATGATAAACAAGAGCAG GACTTTCTGGTTGCAAAATCAAACCAAGTCTCCCACTGGATTGGACTGAATGATCTGGCAGTGGAGGGACAGTGGCGTTGGGTGGACAGCAGCTCTCTCAGCGACACCAAAGCTGT TTTCTGGTTTGATAGATCACACCTCAATGGAACAGATGAGCCAGATAACTGGAAAAAAGAGGATCCTTCAGGGGAGAACTGCGGCTGCATTTCCTTCAGAGGAGATTGGCATGACAATTCTTGCAAAATGATGAAGAAATTTGTATGTGAGACACTTGCTACTTATTGA
- the LOC116218239 gene encoding CD209 antigen-like protein E isoform X1, translating into MDHLYGNVQGNKTDERHRGPASQTTVSTKALIPLLIVGLALLFSLAALGTMTYLYANKRSDEQKKYALLEARYKNLSADLNDTVLRFGLLDAQHMDLLATLNDSTKCGCRVCPEGWIHHRGKCYLFPSSKKNWEQSRDHCITLGGHLAIVNDKQEQDFLVAKSNQVSHWIGLNDLAVEGQWRWVDSSSLSDTKAVFWFDRSHLNGTDEPDNWKKEDPSGENCGCISFRGDWHDNSCKMMKKFVCETLATY; encoded by the exons ATGGACCACCTCTATGGAAACGTACAGGGGAATAAAACTGATGAGCGCCACAGAG GTCCAGCCTCTCAGACGACCGTATCCACAAAGGCCCTGATTCCACTACTGATAGTTGGACTGGCTCTGCTTTTCAGTCTGGCAGCTCTTGGAACCATGACATATCTAT ATGCAAACAAAAGAAGTGATGAACAAAAGAAGTATGCCTTGCTAGAAGCTCGGTATAAGAATTTGTCAGCTGATTTGAATGACACTG TTCTCAGGTTTGGCCTTCTAGATGCACAGCACATGGATTTGTTGGCAACTCTCAATGACTCAA CTAAATGTGGTTGTAGAGTTTGTCCTGAGGGCTGGATCCATCACAGAGGAAAGTGCTACCTGTTCCCCTCTTCCAAGAAAAACTGGGAACAGAGTCGAGACCATTGCATCACCTTAGGGGGTCACCTAGCCATTGTGAATGATAAACAAGAGCAG GACTTTCTGGTTGCAAAATCAAACCAAGTCTCCCACTGGATTGGACTGAATGATCTGGCAGTGGAGGGACAGTGGCGTTGGGTGGACAGCAGCTCTCTCAGCGACACCAAAGCTGT TTTCTGGTTTGATAGATCACACCTCAATGGAACAGATGAGCCAGATAACTGGAAAAAAGAGGATCCTTCAGGGGAGAACTGCGGCTGCATTTCCTTCAGAGGAGATTGGCATGACAATTCTTGCAAAATGATGAAGAAATTTGTATGTGAGACACTTGCTACTTATTGA
- the LOC116218239 gene encoding CD209 antigen-like protein E isoform X2, translated as MDHLYGNVQGNKTDERHRGPASQTTVSTKALIPLLIVGLALLFSLAALGTMTYLYANKRSDEQKKYALLEARYKNLSADLNDTAKCGCRVCPEGWIHHRGKCYLFPSSKKNWEQSRDHCITLGGHLAIVNDKQEQDFLVAKSNQVSHWIGLNDLAVEGQWRWVDSSSLSDTKAVFWFDRSHLNGTDEPDNWKKEDPSGENCGCISFRGDWHDNSCKMMKKFVCETLATY; from the exons ATGGACCACCTCTATGGAAACGTACAGGGGAATAAAACTGATGAGCGCCACAGAG GTCCAGCCTCTCAGACGACCGTATCCACAAAGGCCCTGATTCCACTACTGATAGTTGGACTGGCTCTGCTTTTCAGTCTGGCAGCTCTTGGAACCATGACATATCTAT ATGCAAACAAAAGAAGTGATGAACAAAAGAAGTATGCCTTGCTAGAAGCTCGGTATAAGAATTTGTCAGCTGATTTGAATGACACTG CTAAATGTGGTTGTAGAGTTTGTCCTGAGGGCTGGATCCATCACAGAGGAAAGTGCTACCTGTTCCCCTCTTCCAAGAAAAACTGGGAACAGAGTCGAGACCATTGCATCACCTTAGGGGGTCACCTAGCCATTGTGAATGATAAACAAGAGCAG GACTTTCTGGTTGCAAAATCAAACCAAGTCTCCCACTGGATTGGACTGAATGATCTGGCAGTGGAGGGACAGTGGCGTTGGGTGGACAGCAGCTCTCTCAGCGACACCAAAGCTGT TTTCTGGTTTGATAGATCACACCTCAATGGAACAGATGAGCCAGATAACTGGAAAAAAGAGGATCCTTCAGGGGAGAACTGCGGCTGCATTTCCTTCAGAGGAGATTGGCATGACAATTCTTGCAAAATGATGAAGAAATTTGTATGTGAGACACTTGCTACTTATTGA